From Watersipora subatra chromosome 2, tzWatSuba1.1, whole genome shotgun sequence, one genomic window encodes:
- the LOC137387944 gene encoding uncharacterized protein yields MAINNYALPVIRYPAGIIKWTEEAIKETDIATLKLLTMHRAPHPKSGTTRLYLDKNYGGRGLKSVQQTVKDEEQNIKAYARSMTTSDELLDEFQSAALTTELCPDDKEIDWHMKPFHDAYHQQISKVGDLHHTYMWLNKGNLTVNTESLIMAAHEQVLSTRQLQTKIYHTRDDPRCRLCKYAPETVQHIISRCKQLAGNAYTERHKNVAGVVDRSLCDEYGLNKPQHWWEAPGKVNENDLAKILWDFYIRTDKHVLANQPDIVVVILKNFFHVNFFLEIMGYIIHNDFLKYNYCPPHEHG; encoded by the exons atggcaataaataactacgcactgccagtaataagatatccagcaggcataataaagtggactgaggaagccatcaaggaaaccgATATAGCAACTcttaaactgctgaccatgcatagaGCACCCCATCCAAAATCTggtactactagattgtatctcgataagaattatggtggtaggggactcaaaagtgtacagcagacagtgaaagatgAAGAACAaaacatcaaagcctatgcaagGTCCATGACCACTTCAGATGAGTTGCTAgatgaatttcaatcggctgctctgacgACAGAGCTTTGCCCTGATGAtaaggaaattgactggcacatgaaaccttttcatgatgcttaccaccaacaaatatctaaggttggcgatcttcaccacacatatatgtggctgaacaaaggaaacctaacggtcAATACAGAATCGCTAATTATGGCAGCCCACGAGCAAGTGCTCTCAACAAGGcaacttcaaacaaaaatctatcacactagagatgatcctagatgcagactgtgcaaatatGCACCGGAGACcgtccaacacatcatcagtcgatgcaagcagctagcaggaaatgcatacactgagcggcataagaatgtcgcaggtgttgtggatagaagtctatgtgatgaatatggccttaataaaccacaacactggtgggaagctccagGTAAGGTCAACGAAAATGATctcgctaagatcctctgggacttctacatccggactgacaagcatgtcctagcaaaccaaccagatatagtggtg GTTattttaaagaatttttttCATGTCAACTTTTTCCTGGAGATTATGGGTTATATCATTCATAATGACTTTCTAAAATACAACTACTGCCCTCCTCATGAACATGGTTAA
- the LOC137387943 gene encoding S-antigen protein-like: MDIHGVNVADGPTVRRSDGLTVRRSDGPTVRRSNGPTVRRSDGPTVRRSDGPTVRRSDGPTVRRSDGPTVRRSDGPTVRRSDGPTVRRSDGPTVRRSDGPTVRRSDGPTVRRSDGPTVRRSDGPTVRRSDGPTVRRSDGPTVRRSDGQTVRRSDGQTVRRSDGQTTVRRSDGQTVRRSDGQTVRRSDGQTIRRSNGQTVRRSDDQTVRRSDGQTVRRSDGQTVRRSDGQTVRRSDDQTVRRTVGHSDIQTDRRSDGQTIRRSDGQSDIQTYKQTDRHSVIQTYEQTDRHSDIQTYEQTDRQIDG, from the exons ATGGATATCCACGGGGTAAATGTCGCTG ATGGTCCGACGGTCCGACGGTCAGACGGTCTAACGGTCCGACGGTCCGACGGTCCGACGGTCAGACGGTCTAACGGTCCGACGGTCCGACGGTCCGACGGTCCGACGGTCCGACGGTCCGACGGTCCGACGGTCCGACGGTCCGACGGTCCGACGGTCCGACGGTCCGACGGTCCGACGGTCCGACGGTCCGACGGTCCGACGGTCCGACGGTCCGACGGTCCGACGGTCCGACGGTCCGACGGTCCGACGGTCCGACGGTCCGACGGTCCGACGGTCCGACGGTCCGACGGTCCGACGGTCCGACGGTCCGACGGTCCGACGGTCCGACGGTCCGACGGTCCGACGGTCCGACGGTCCGACGGTCCGACGGTCCGACGGTCCGACGGTCCGACGGTCCGACGGTCCGacggtcagacggtcagacggtcagacggtcagacggtcagacggtcagacggtcagacg acggtcagacggtcagacggtcagacggtcagacggtcagacggtcagacggtcagacggtcagacggtcagacgATCAGACGGTCAAacggtcagacggtcagacggtcagacgatcagacggtcagacggtcagacggtcagacggtcagacggtcagacggtcagacggtcagacggtcagacggtcagacggtcagacggtcagacgATCAGACGGTCAGACGGACAGTCGGACATTCAGACATACAAACAGAcagacggtcagacggtcagacgATCAGACGGTCAGACGGACAGTCGGACATTCAGAcatacaaacagacagacagacattcGGTCATTCAGACatatgaacagacagacagacattcGGACATTCAGACatatgaacagacagacagacagatagatggatag